The region GGTGGCAGAGGTGAAGCAGGTGATCGCTTCGATCGGCGCTTCGCATGGTGGCGGCAAGTGGAAGAGCAAGATCCTGATCAACGACCGCATCGCCGACTCGATCTTTCAGCAGATCATTCTGCGTCCTGAGGACTACAGCGTACTGGCGACGACGAACTTGAATGGCGACTACATCTCGGATGCAGCGGCGGCACAGGTCGGCGGATTGGGAATTGCGCCGGGCGGAAACATCGGCGATGGCTATGCCGTGTTCGAGGCGACGCATGGAACGGCTCCGAAGTATGCGGACAAGGACGTGATCAATCCGGGATCGGTGATGCTGTCGGGCGTGATGCTGTTCGACTTCCTCGGCTGGGGCGAGGCGGCACGGCTGATCGAGAGCTCGATGGAGAAGACGATTGGGCAGAAGTTTGTGACTTACGACTTCGAGCGCGGCATGCAGGGCGCGACCAAGGCGAAGACGAGCGAGTTTGCCACTCGTATGATCGAAAATATGGGTTAGGCATAGCGGAAAAAGCAGCTCCTTCCATTCGCGGAAGGATGACAAGGATTTCGATTTTGATGAGGAGAAGAGATGCGTAAGAAGGTAACAATCGTTGGGGCGGGAAATGTTGGAGCGACTGCGGCGCATTGGATCGCCGCGAAGGAATTGGCAGACGTCGTTCTGCTGGATGTTGCGGAGGGAACGCCGCAGGGCAAGGGCCTCGATCTGCTGGAGGCGATGCCGATTGAGAAGCGCGACTGCAACATTATCGGCACCAATGATTATGCAGATACCGCGAACTCTGACATCGTCGTGATTACGGCGGGCATTCCGCGTAAGCCGGGGATGAGCCGCGACGATCTACTGAATACGAACTACAAGATCATGTCCGATGTGGTGAGCAAGGTCACGGCGCAGTCGCCGAACTCGATCATCATCGTTGTCTCGAACCCGCTGGATGCGATGGCGCAGGCTGCGTTCCATCAGGCGAAGTTTCCGCGCGAGCGCGTGATCGGTATGGCAGGCGTGCTTGATTCGGCGCGCTTCCGCACCTTTATCGCGCAGGAGCTGAATGTCTCCGTCGAGAATGTCACTGCGTTTGTTCTCGGCGGCCACGGCGACACGATGGTTCCGTTGTCGCGCTATTCGACGGTTGCGGGCATTCCGATTACGGAGCTGATTGCGCCGGAGCGGCTCGCGGAGCTGGTACAGCGGACACGTGATGGTGGCGCCGAGATTGTGAAGTATCTGAAGACGGGAAGCGCGTTTTATGCTCCTTCTGCTGCCGCGGTGGAGATGGTCGAGGCCATTCTGAAGGACAAGAAGAAGATTCTGCCTTGCGCTGCGTATTTGCAGGGTGAGTACGGCATCTCCGGCTTGTTTGTCGGTGTGCCGTGCAAGCTCGGCGCGAAGGGGTTGGAGCAGATCATCGAGATCAAGCTCAGTGCCGACGAGCAAGCCGCGTTGCAGAGGAGTGCGGATGCGGTGAAGGAGCTTTGCACCGTGATTGGCGTTGCGTAAGCAGATCGATTGCAATAAGAAAGCCCGCTCGTTTGAGCGGGCTTTCTTATTTTGTAAAAAGGCTACACGCGTTCGATGGTGACGGATTCGAGGACGACTGGGGTCTTGGGGCGGTCCATGCCGTCGCGGCTTACCTTGGAGATCTTTTCGACGACGTCATAGCCCTCGACGACTTCGCCGAAGATGGTGTGCTTGCCGGTGAGCCAGCTTGTGTCAGCTACGGTGATGAAGAACTGCGAGCCGTTGGTGTTGGGGCCGGCGTTGGCCATGGCGAGCTTGCCCTTCTCCTGAAAGCCGTGCTTCGAGCCCTGGGTTTCGTCGGCGAACTTGTAGCCTGGGCCGCCCATGCCGGTGCCTTCGGGGTCGCCGCCTTGAATCATGAACTGAGGGATGACGCGATGGAAGATGGTTCCGTCATAGAGCTTCGCGCCTTTCTTGCTGCGGCTGTTCCAGTCTTTGGTTCCTTCGGCGAGACCGATGAAGTTGGCTACGGTCTGAGGTGCGTCCTTCTCGAAGAGCTCACAGACGATGGTGCCTTCGCTGGTTTTGAAGGTTGCATAGGTTCCGGGCTTGGTTGGCATTTCGATATTCTCCTGAACTTCGGTTATTGGTTAGTGAAAGGCGCAAAGGTCTCCGGTCGTATCTCGGAGGCAGAAGATTATTGTGCGGCTGCGGGTGGTGCAGCGGGCGTAGCTGGCGGAGCAGCAGGTGCAGGCGGCATGGGCTGTCCGTCGCGCACGATCGTGATGCGGTTGATGGTGACCGGAGACAGAGGCTTATCGTTCTCGTCGCGAGGGACACGCGCGATGGAGGCTACAAGCAAGACGCTGTGCTCGTCGCATTGGCCGAAGATGGTGTGCTTGCCGTTGAGCTCAGTCTGCGGAGTTTCGGTGATGAAGAATTGCGAGCCGTTGGTTCCACCGCCTGAGGGGCCGGGGCCGGAGTTGGCCATGGCAAGTCTTCCGGGCTGGTCGAAGGTGAGCGATGGGTCAATTTCGTCTTGAAAGAGATAGCCGGGATCGCCGGTGCCGTCGCCTGCACGGTCGCCACCCTGGATCATGAAATCAGGGATGACGCGGTGAAAGGTGGTGCCGTTGTAAAAGGGTTGGCCGTGAACCTTCTTGAGTGTCTTGGGGTCGGTCCAGTCCTTGGTGCCTTCGGCGAGACCGATGAAGTTGGCTACGGTGATGGGAGCCTGTTTGTCGTAGAGCTTGCAGGTTAGTCGTCCCATGGTTGTGTCGATCACAACGGTGGGGCCGGTGGGCGTAACTGGAGGCTTCACCGTGGTCGTTGTGCCCGGATCGTCCGGAAGAGCGTCTGTCGAGGACTGCGAGCTTTGCGCGAGCGCGGGCAGGCTGAAGGCCAGGGCAAGTGCGAGATAGCGAAGCTTCATGCGGTGTAAGACTCCATGCATCAGGCTATCGCAGACTGGGGCCCGGAGCAATTCGCGCAATCTGGCCCAATGCGCACGTGGTTACATCAGTCTCGTGATCAGATTGCGCACCATCTCCAGCGAACCGCCATAGACGACGTGGGAGGCCCAATGTTGAAGATGATCGAAGGGATGCGTATCGGCTGGGGTGGGAGAGAGCTCAAATGCGGGAACGGCAACTTCGTCTGCGGATAAAAAGAGGAGCGTGCCGAAGGCTGTGCCTGCGCCCGTGGTGATCTCGGGGACGACCTCGGCGGAGACGGCATAGACTACGCCCATCAGGGTGCCGAAGGCATAGTGGACAGCCCGGCCTGCCATCTTTTTATCTTCGCGAGGAAGATGAGTGCCTGCGGCTTCGGCGATTCTTCGTGCCACGATCTCGGTGGAGTCTTCCTGCTCAGCTTCGGCCTGTTCTTTTTGAGCCTGCTCATGAGCGATCTGCCAGGGCGACTCGTGGACGGCTAATTTCTGTTGTCTCTCGATTGCTCTTTGGCCGGCGGTGCTTAGCTTCTGAAACTGATCCATGACTAACGTCGCAACGATGCCTGCCGTGATTCCGGTGACGACGCCGCGAAAGATGGACGGTTTGTTTTTCCGCATAGGTCTCTCCATTTACTTTGATGCGAATTTTTACCGTGTTGGGAGATAGATTTGTCGGATTCGGCGTCCAATAAAGCTGGAGGATTCTCGTTATGGCGAAATATGCGCTTTACGTATCGTTGAAGGCAAAGCCGGGCAAGGAGTCTGAAGTCGAAGCATTTCTGAAACAAGGCGCGGAGATGTCCAAAAAAGAGAAGGGAACCGTTGCCTGGTTCGGTCTCAAAGAAGAGGAGGGTCACTACTCCGTCTTCGATACCTTTGATGATGAGGCGGGACGGGATGCTCACTTGAATGGAGAGATTGCCAAGGCATTGATGGCGAAGGCCGAAGAGTTATTTGCAGAGTCGCCCAAGATTCATAAGATCGCGATTGTCGCCAACAAATAATGGCCAATATTGGCGTGTGACCAGGTCATCTCTGCACACTTTATTCACGAGGCGAAGCTGGCCAGCCAGAGTCGTATGGATCAGGTTATGCTGGTTGGCGGATGAATTAGTTGTATGAGAGGACTTAAGGCATGAAGTTTTTTGCAGGGCTGATGTTGTTGGGATGTCTGGGCGCTCAGGGAGCAGTGGCACAGGGGGGCATTGCACAGGACTCGCCTTCGCGGTTGATGGCGGCTTCGGTGATAGAGCAGTGGCCTGCGGGAACTTCGACGACGGGAGGTTCGGAGGCGTGGGGCTATGAAGAGGGCGTGCTGCTGGACGGGATGGCTGCGGAGTGGCACACGACTGCGGATGGCCAGGACTTCCACTACATCAAGGCTGCGGTCGATAGGTATGTGACGGCGGACGGAGCTATTACGGGATATAAAGCGGATGCGCATAGTCTCGACAACATCGAGCTGGGACGCGCAGTGTTGCTGGTCTATCGCGTGACGCAGGAGCCGAAGTATTACAAGGCGGCGAAGTTTCTACACGAACAGCTTGAGGCGCAGCCTCGGACGGCGAGCGGAGGATATTGGCACAAGCAGATCTATCCGAACCAGATGTGGCTCGACGGCGCTTATATGGCAGAGCCGTTTCGTGCGGCTTATGCGGCTACATTTCATGAGTCCGGCGACTTTGCTGACATTGCCAAACAGTTGCTGCTGATGGATGCTCACATGCGCGAGCCTAAGACGGGCTTGATGCGACATGGGTGGGACGAGTCGAAGAAGATGCCGTGGGCCGATGCGAAGACGGGCTTGTCGCCTGAGGTCTGGGGACGGGCGATGGGCTGGTATGCGATGGCGCTGGTCGATGTTCTGGACTGGATGCCTGCGGACCAGCCGCAGCGGCCCGAGCTTGTTGCCGCGTTGAACCGGACGATGGCTGCGGTGGTGAAGTATCAGGATGCAAAGACCGGGCTTTGGTGGCAGGTGATGGACAAGGGCGGCAGAGCGGGCAACTACACGGAGGCTTCTGCTAGCTGCATGTTTGTGTATGCGTTGGCCAAAGGCGTTCGCATGGGTTATCTGCCGCAGAGCGATGAGGCGAGTGCGCGGCGTGGTTGGGAGGCGATTCAGAAGGCGTTTGTGACGACAGCCGATGGAAAGATGGCGTTGGATGGAACTGTGAAGGTTGGAGGATTGGGAGGAAAGCCTTATCGCTCGGGAAGCTACGACTACTACATCGGCGAGAAGACGCGGGTGAACGATGCCAAGGGCATTGGCGCGTTTCTGCTGGCGGGAAGCGAGATGGAGCAGGCATCGACCGAGGCTTTGGGACAGGGCAAAACGGTGCTTGTGGATGCGTGGTTCAACTCGCAGACGCGGCAGAATGCGGCGGGACAGACGGAGCTGTTTCATTACAAGTGGGACGATGACACGAACAACGGGTTCGCGTTTTTCGGACGCGCCTTTCAGCGTTATGGCGCGAAGCTGGCGACCGAGAAGACGGCTCCGACGGCGGCGGATTTGAAGAAGGCGCAGATCTATATTCTGGCTTCGCCGGATATTCCGTCGAAGAACCCGAACCCGCATTACATGGACGAGAAGAGCGGCAAGGTGATTGCCGACTGGGTGAAGCGTGGCGGTGTGCTGTTGCTGATGGAGAACGATGGGCCGAATGCGGAGTTTACCCACTTCGATACGTTGAGCGACCGGTTTGGCCTTCACTTCAACCAGGTGCTGGTGAACCATGTTATCGGTGCCGACTACCCGGCGGGAGAGATCGAGATTCCGGCGGGTACGGGTGTGTTTGAGCACTCTCATCTGGCCTATATGAAGGACACCTGCACGATCTCGCCAGCGAAGCCCGCGAAGGCTGTGGTGACGAAGGGCAACGACGTGATGATCGCCGTGGCGAAGTATGGCAAGGGGACGGTGTTTGCCGTGGTCGATCCGTGGGTCTACAACGAGTATGTTGATCGACGGAATCATCTGCCGTTGAAGTATGACAACTTCGCGGGTGCGATCGATCTGGCTGGATGGGCGGTGCGGCAGTAGCCTCCTTTCACGGGTACCCCCTCTGGACTTAAAGTCCTAAAGTCTTCGAAAGAGAGACTTTAGGTCTGGACTTTGGTTTGGACTTTTTGATCGAAACAGAGAAGCGCCGGTCTTTGGACCGGGGCTTNAATTGTAGCGAATTGACTGGAACTCTTTTGCAATGGCTATTCGGTTTATTTTGTTATAGCTATGGTGTTCTGGGGCTTGACAGTGAACAAGCACCGGCAACCGCAGGTCCTTCGACTCGGCTGCAACATCGCTCAGAATGACAAGCTTGCCCTTCAGCCGAGATGACAAGCTTTTCTCTCGCGCAGAGATGACAAATCTTTCTCTGTTTTGTGCGGAAGCTCAGGACTTTAGTTTGAAGGCTTTGGTGACGATGGCGTTGGGAGAGCTTCCGGCGGGCAGGATGGTAAAGAGGGTGGGGCCTGCCTTGTCCTGCGTGCGGATGACGGAGACGTCGCCGGAGTGGGCGTCGGCGGCGAGCAGAAGGTGCTCGTCGGCGGAGAAGGCGAGGGCGTCGGGCTCGGAGCCGGTGTGGACGCTGTTGGAGACGCGGCCGTCGTCGATGCTGTAGAGGCTGAGGGAGTCGGCGCCGAAGTTGGAGACCCAGAGGGAGCTGTTGTCGCGGCTGACGATTCCGTGGGTGGGCTTGTTGCCGATGGCCTGCGTCCAGCCGACCTGGTTGTTCCAGGTGTCGATCTCGGAGATGCTGTCGGAGTCGAAGTTAGAGACGAAGATCTCGCCCCCGTCGGGCTTCATGGCGAGGTTGACGGGTGTCTTGCCGACGTCGAGCAGTGTGAGCAGATGGTCGGTGAGGGCTGACGCATCCTGCCGTGCGGCCCAGGAGCCGGGAGCGGCGGCCAGACTGACAACCATGACCTGATGGCCGTCGGAGCAGGCGACAAAGACCTTGGAGGAGTCGGGAAGGATGACGGCGTCGGTGGCTCCGGGGCAACCGTCGAAGGTGGCACGGAAGTGCAGAATGCGCGAGGGGTCCGATGGCGATGCTTCGTAGGGGGCTACGTCGTAGATGGAGATACTGCCGCTGCCTCGGTTGGTGACGACTAGAGTGCGGTTGTCGGGTGAGATGCGAGCGAGGCCGGGTTGCTCGCCGGTGCCGGCGACGGCGATCTCGCGGCGATGGTCGAGGTCGAGCACGCTAACAGAGTTGGAGCCGGAGTTGGCGACGTAGGCGCGGTGGCCGGTGTCGTCGACGCTGATGGCGTATGGGCGGTGATGGACGGGGATGGTGGCAACGACGCTGTTGGTCTCGGCGTCGATGACGGAGACGCTGTCGGACTTGGTGTTGACGACGTAGACCTCATTGCGGGCAGGGTTCACGGCGAGGCCGGTGGGATCGTCGCCGACGCGGAGGGTGCGGTCCTGGCGAAGATAGACGAGGTCGAGCACAGAGACGGTGTTAGAGCCGCCGTTGCTGACGTAGGCGAACTCGTGGTATCCGGCGGGGACATCGGGGAAACCGTTGCGGCGGCAGCCGGAACAGGCGGCAAGCAGCGTGAGAGCGGCGGCAGCGGCGAAAAAGCGGGATGGGAGCAGAAGATGACGGGGGGTTGGCACTGTTGCGAGTCTATCGAGGAGGTTGAGGTGGAGCAAGTTGTTTGACCGGGACATCCCCATCCCTGACGGAGCGCGAGAGATGGGAGTGCCAGGTGCATTTATTCAAAAGAACTATGATGCGGCTTCGAGGACCGCGCTTTGGGCGGCGAGGAGATCGCCGATACCCTTTTCGGCGTAGTCGAGCATCTGGTTGAGCTGCTGGCGGGTGTAGGAGTTCTTTTCGGCAGTGGCCTGGGTTTCGATGAGGCCGCCGTCAGCGAGCATGACGACGTTCATGTCGACTTCGGCGCGAGAGTCCTCTTCGTAGCAGAGGTCGAGCAGGACGTGGCCGTCGACGATGCCGACCGAGGTGGCGGCGAGCATCTGGCGCAGGGGCGAGGCTTTGAGGGTTCCAGCGGCGACCAGCTTGTTAAGGGCGATGGCGAGGGCGACGCAGGCTCCGGTGATGGCCGCGGTGCGGGTTCCCCCGTCGGCCTGGAGGACGTCGCAGTCGAGGATGATGGTGCGCTCGCCGAGGGCCTTCATGTCGACGACGGAGCGCAGGCTGCGGCCGATGAGGCGCTGAATCTCGTGGGTGCGGCCGCCGATCTTGCCGCGTTCGGACTCGCGTGCGGTGCGGGTGAGGGTGGCGCGGGGAAGCATTCCATACTCTGCCGTGACCCAGCCGCGGCCGGAGTTGCGCAGCCAGCCGGGGACGCCCTGCTCGATAGAGGCGTTGCAGAGGACGCGGGTATTGCCGGTTTCGATGAGGACTGAGCCCTCGGGCATAACGATGAAGCCGGGAGTGATGCGGGTGGGGCGAAGGGCGTCGGCGGCACGATGGTCGGGCCGGAAGAGCTGCGATGGGGCTTGGGGCATGAAAGGATTATAGTTGTGAAGAGATTTAGTTACTAAAGTTTAGGCGCTTCCTTCCCGGAATGGGAAGGTGTTTTATTTTGGGAAAAGTGTAGAAATGGGAATTTTGCTTAGAATTTTGGGAATATCTTGGGATGCAGGTGCAAGATTGATTCCGATTTGGGAAATCCGAGGCAGATTACCGAAGAAATAGGGTATAGTTCTGCTTTCTAAGCAAGCACTTAGAGAGAGAGTTCCAGTTTGGCACTTGAATTGATTACGAAAGTGCATCCGCTCCGACTAGTGAGCGAATTGGAGCTAGCGCATGCAGGCAATACAGAGCAGGAGAGCCTCAGAGTTGGTTGATCGATCCAGATTGAGAACGCCTGGAGGTGTCGCCGAAGGCGCAGGACTGGCGCATGATGCTGGAAACCTGCTGGGCGCGTTGACGCTCTACTCCGAGCTGCTGGCTATGCCGGGGGTGCTGCATGAAGAGTACCGCGAGTTTGCCGGAGAGTTGCGCCTGCTGAGCGAGCGGAGCTGGGCGATGATCAACCGTTTGGTGAACCATGCAAGGGCAGAGCAAATCGAGACGGAAAGCGAAGCAATCGTGCTGCCGGAGGTTGTGGAGCGATCGAGAGGGCTCTTAAGCCGGGTTGCCGGCCGGCCGGTCGAGGTGGTTTATGGTGCCGGAGCCTATGAGCGAGTGGACACAAGCGTAGAGGTCGCGGAGCGGATTTTGACCAACCTGGTGAAAAATGCGTCGGAGGCGACGACCGGAGCGGAGAGCATCGCGGTGGTGGTGGAGGGTGCGCTTGAGGGGGCTCGCAGACGAGTGAAGATGACGGTTCGCGACCAGGGATGCGGGATGAGTGCGGCTGCTGTGGAACGACTGATGAGGGCAGGCGGCATCTCTTCGGCGAGCGGAAGAGGGATTGGCTTTTGCGTGGTGCGGGAGTTGGTGGCGATGTCGGGCGGATGCCTGAAGGTATCGAGTGAGATGGGGCAGGGGACGAGCATCTCGGTGGAGTGGTATGTCGCTGAGGTTAAAGTCGAGCCAGTGCAGCAGGCCGCGCTGGCGGGTGGACAGATTTAAACAGAAAGAAATTGGCTGGAGTTTTAAACAGAAATTGGCTGTAGTCGGCGTCGACAGAGGAGGATTGGATGGCTGGAGTCATTGGATGGGATGAGGATGTTCCGACAGGCGTGCTGATCGGGTTGACTCCGCTGGGAGGAGAGGCGGTTGCCGCGGAGGTAAAGAAAGACCGCACCTCCGGACACATGGAGCTGCTGCATGTGATGGTCGTCGACGACGATGAGGCAGTGCGGAAGGCATGTTGCGAGATTGCAGGACGGCTGGGCTGCGTTGTGGTTGGTGCGGGGAACGCGACAGCGGCGCAGGCGATCCTGAAGGACCATCAGATTGATTTAATTTTGCTGGATTTGAAGTTGCCGGGTGGTGGCGGGATGGCGCTGCTGGAGCAGGTGAAGATGCTGCATCCGGAGACGGCGGTGGTGGTGATGACGGCGTTTGCTACGGTGTCGTCGGCGGTGGAGGCGATGCGGATTGGAGCGAGCGACTATCTGACCAAGCCCTTTGCGCTGGAGGACCTGACCCTGGTGCTGGAGCGCGCAGGACAGCGGCACCATATGGATGTGCAGAGCCGTCAACTGCGGGAGCGCCTGCGAACGCAGCAGGGCGTCAGCGGCCTGGTAGGGCAGTCGCCGGAGATGGAGAAGCTGTACAGAATTCTGTCGAAGGTAGCCTTTTCGACGCATCCGGTACTGATTCTGGGCGAGAGCGGAACGGGCAAGGAGCTGGTGGCGCGGTCGATCCACTTTAATGGAACGAATGCGGCGAAGCCGTTTATTGCAGTGGACTGCGGTTCGTTGGTGCCTACCCTGATTGAGAGTGAGCTGTTCGGGCATGTGAAGGGGGCGTTTACCGGGGCTGACCGGGCCAAAGAAGGATTGCTGGCTACGGCAGATGGAGGCACGGTTTTTCTGGATGAGATTGGGGAGCTTCCGCTGGATCTGCAGTCGAAGCTGTTGCGGGCGTTGCAGGAGAAGGAGGTGCGCCCGGTAGGAGCAACGCAGGCGCGGCCGATCTCGGCTCGTGTGCTGGCGGCGACCAACCGCGACCTGGCAACGATGGTGGAGCAGGGACGGTTTCGCAAGGACCTTTACTTCCGGCTGAATGTGGTGAATCTGCGGATTCCGCCGCTGCGAAACCGGCGCGAGGATATCGCTCCGCTGGCCATGCATTTTTTGGCGAAGATGCAGAAGGAGACCGGGGCCGAGCGGGTCTTCTCCGACGATACGCTGCGCATGATGATCGAATATGACTGGCCGGGCAATGTGCGCGAGCTGGAGAATGCGATCGAGCGAGCGTGCGCGTTGTCGTCGGGGCCGGTGCTACATATGGGCGACCTGCCGACGCAGTTGCAGGACTTCAGAATGCAGCGTGGAGGCTCGAGCGTGGCCAACGGGATGGAGCAGGCGGATGAGGATAACGACCTGGCGGCGCCGAAGGCTGGGATTGTCTCGATTGCAGAGCTGGAGAAGAAAGCTATTATGGATACGCTGCGGCAGCTGAATGGAGACAAGCTGATGGCGGCACGGCTCCTGGGAATCGGAAAGACAACACTTTATCGAAAGCTGAAGGAGTACGGGATCGCCGAGGCTTAGGAGCTTGGGTTGACATCGCACAAGCTATACCAGGCGGGCAGGAGAAGCGATGCAGATTTGTGGCGTCATCCCGAAGAGTCACTATGGACTTGTCGATGCTTTGGACGGTACTGAGCTGGGCATGGATTGCATCTGAGGTCGGCATCCTTTTACTGACGAGGACCAGCCGGAGTACGGGCGAGGTTCAAGATCGCGGTTCCATCCTCATCCTGTGGGGAGCGCTGTTGTCTGCTATCTCGCTGGGGCGATGGTTCGGTGAGAGCCATGCCCGGACGATGTTTCATGACGCGCATTGGCTTCGGCCAGCCAGTGTGGTCATTTTTGCCGTGGCGCTTGCATTGCGATGGACCGCAGTGATTACGCTGGGAAGATCTTTCAGCGCGAATGTAGCCATTCGTGCAACGCAGTCGCTGCACACGACGGGGCTGTATCGCATTGTCCGTCATCCTTCTTATACCGGGTTGATCTTCATTTTTTTTGCAGAAGCGTTGCGCACGCGCAACTGGGTTGGGTTCGCTATTGTTATGGTCCCGACCACGGCTGCGCTGATTTATCGTATTCGTGTTGAAGAGGCTGCTCTGCGTTCGGCTTTCGGTGAGGAGTATGCAGCGTACAGCAGGAGGACGAAGCGGCTTATTCCCGGCCTCTATTGATCCGGTGGAGTGGCGGGTGAGGTAGATTGTCAGAGAGGCATTTGGGAGGAGAACGACTATGCGGTGTACGCATTTGAACCAGATACAGAAGGTCAAGCCTTCATCGAAGGGTTGTGAAGACTGCTTGAAGATCGGCGGCAGATGGGTGCATCTGCGGATGTGCATGATCTGTGGG is a window of Edaphobacter dinghuensis DNA encoding:
- a CDS encoding putative quinol monooxygenase, translated to MAKYALYVSLKAKPGKESEVEAFLKQGAEMSKKEKGTVAWFGLKEEEGHYSVFDTFDDEAGRDAHLNGEIAKALMAKAEELFAESPKIHKIAIVANK
- a CDS encoding glycoside hydrolase family 88/105 protein, which codes for MKFFAGLMLLGCLGAQGAVAQGGIAQDSPSRLMAASVIEQWPAGTSTTGGSEAWGYEEGVLLDGMAAEWHTTADGQDFHYIKAAVDRYVTADGAITGYKADAHSLDNIELGRAVLLVYRVTQEPKYYKAAKFLHEQLEAQPRTASGGYWHKQIYPNQMWLDGAYMAEPFRAAYAATFHESGDFADIAKQLLLMDAHMREPKTGLMRHGWDESKKMPWADAKTGLSPEVWGRAMGWYAMALVDVLDWMPADQPQRPELVAALNRTMAAVVKYQDAKTGLWWQVMDKGGRAGNYTEASASCMFVYALAKGVRMGYLPQSDEASARRGWEAIQKAFVTTADGKMALDGTVKVGGLGGKPYRSGSYDYYIGEKTRVNDAKGIGAFLLAGSEMEQASTEALGQGKTVLVDAWFNSQTRQNAAGQTELFHYKWDDDTNNGFAFFGRAFQRYGAKLATEKTAPTAADLKKAQIYILASPDIPSKNPNPHYMDEKSGKVIADWVKRGGVLLLMENDGPNAEFTHFDTLSDRFGLHFNQVLVNHVIGADYPAGEIEIPAGTGVFEHSHLAYMKDTCTISPAKPAKAVVTKGNDVMIAVAKYGKGTVFAVVDPWVYNEYVDRRNHLPLKYDNFAGAIDLAGWAVRQ
- a CDS encoding peptidylprolyl isomerase; translated protein: MKLRYLALALAFSLPALAQSSQSSTDALPDDPGTTTTVKPPVTPTGPTVVIDTTMGRLTCKLYDKQAPITVANFIGLAEGTKDWTDPKTLKKVHGQPFYNGTTFHRVIPDFMIQGGDRAGDGTGDPGYLFQDEIDPSLTFDQPGRLAMANSGPGPSGGGTNGSQFFITETPQTELNGKHTIFGQCDEHSVLLVASIARVPRDENDKPLSPVTINRITIVRDGQPMPPAPAAPPATPAAPPAAAQ
- a CDS encoding YncE family protein is translated as MPTPRHLLLPSRFFAAAAALTLLAACSGCRRNGFPDVPAGYHEFAYVSNGGSNTVSVLDLVYLRQDRTLRVGDDPTGLAVNPARNEVYVVNTKSDSVSVIDAETNSVVATIPVHHRPYAISVDDTGHRAYVANSGSNSVSVLDLDHRREIAVAGTGEQPGLARISPDNRTLVVTNRGSGSISIYDVAPYEASPSDPSRILHFRATFDGCPGATDAVILPDSSKVFVACSDGHQVMVVSLAAAPGSWAARQDASALTDHLLTLLDVGKTPVNLAMKPDGGEIFVSNFDSDSISEIDTWNNQVGWTQAIGNKPTHGIVSRDNSSLWVSNFGADSLSLYSIDDGRVSNSVHTGSEPDALAFSADEHLLLAADAHSGDVSVIRTQDKAGPTLFTILPAGSSPNAIVTKAFKLKS
- the rph gene encoding ribonuclease PH, which gives rise to MPQAPSQLFRPDHRAADALRPTRITPGFIVMPEGSVLIETGNTRVLCNASIEQGVPGWLRNSGRGWVTAEYGMLPRATLTRTARESERGKIGGRTHEIQRLIGRSLRSVVDMKALGERTIILDCDVLQADGGTRTAAITGACVALAIALNKLVAAGTLKASPLRQMLAATSVGIVDGHVLLDLCYEEDSRAEVDMNVVMLADGGLIETQATAEKNSYTRQQLNQMLDYAEKGIGDLLAAQSAVLEAAS
- a CDS encoding sensor histidine kinase, producing MVDRSRLRTPGGVAEGAGLAHDAGNLLGALTLYSELLAMPGVLHEEYREFAGELRLLSERSWAMINRLVNHARAEQIETESEAIVLPEVVERSRGLLSRVAGRPVEVVYGAGAYERVDTSVEVAERILTNLVKNASEATTGAESIAVVVEGALEGARRRVKMTVRDQGCGMSAAAVERLMRAGGISSASGRGIGFCVVRELVAMSGGCLKVSSEMGQGTSISVEWYVAEVKVEPVQQAALAGGQI
- a CDS encoding CbtA family protein — protein: MRKNKPSIFRGVVTGITAGIVATLVMDQFQKLSTAGQRAIERQQKLAVHESPWQIAHEQAQKEQAEAEQEDSTEIVARRIAEAAGTHLPREDKKMAGRAVHYAFGTLMGVVYAVSAEVVPEITTGAGTAFGTLLFLSADEVAVPAFELSPTPADTHPFDHLQHWASHVVYGGSLEMVRNLITRLM
- a CDS encoding sigma-54-dependent transcriptional regulator yields the protein MAGVIGWDEDVPTGVLIGLTPLGGEAVAAEVKKDRTSGHMELLHVMVVDDDEAVRKACCEIAGRLGCVVVGAGNATAAQAILKDHQIDLILLDLKLPGGGGMALLEQVKMLHPETAVVVMTAFATVSSAVEAMRIGASDYLTKPFALEDLTLVLERAGQRHHMDVQSRQLRERLRTQQGVSGLVGQSPEMEKLYRILSKVAFSTHPVLILGESGTGKELVARSIHFNGTNAAKPFIAVDCGSLVPTLIESELFGHVKGAFTGADRAKEGLLATADGGTVFLDEIGELPLDLQSKLLRALQEKEVRPVGATQARPISARVLAATNRDLATMVEQGRFRKDLYFRLNVVNLRIPPLRNRREDIAPLAMHFLAKMQKETGAERVFSDDTLRMMIEYDWPGNVRELENAIERACALSSGPVLHMGDLPTQLQDFRMQRGGSSVANGMEQADEDNDLAAPKAGIVSIAELEKKAIMDTLRQLNGDKLMAARLLGIGKTTLYRKLKEYGIAEA
- a CDS encoding peptidylprolyl isomerase, giving the protein MPTKPGTYATFKTSEGTIVCELFEKDAPQTVANFIGLAEGTKDWNSRSKKGAKLYDGTIFHRVIPQFMIQGGDPEGTGMGGPGYKFADETQGSKHGFQEKGKLAMANAGPNTNGSQFFITVADTSWLTGKHTIFGEVVEGYDVVEKISKVSRDGMDRPKTPVVLESVTIERV
- a CDS encoding methyltransferase family protein, yielding MDLSMLWTVLSWAWIASEVGILLLTRTSRSTGEVQDRGSILILWGALLSAISLGRWFGESHARTMFHDAHWLRPASVVIFAVALALRWTAVITLGRSFSANVAIRATQSLHTTGLYRIVRHPSYTGLIFIFFAEALRTRNWVGFAIVMVPTTAALIYRIRVEEAALRSAFGEEYAAYSRRTKRLIPGLY
- the mdh gene encoding malate dehydrogenase, with amino-acid sequence MRKKVTIVGAGNVGATAAHWIAAKELADVVLLDVAEGTPQGKGLDLLEAMPIEKRDCNIIGTNDYADTANSDIVVITAGIPRKPGMSRDDLLNTNYKIMSDVVSKVTAQSPNSIIIVVSNPLDAMAQAAFHQAKFPRERVIGMAGVLDSARFRTFIAQELNVSVENVTAFVLGGHGDTMVPLSRYSTVAGIPITELIAPERLAELVQRTRDGGAEIVKYLKTGSAFYAPSAAAVEMVEAILKDKKKILPCAAYLQGEYGISGLFVGVPCKLGAKGLEQIIEIKLSADEQAALQRSADAVKELCTVIGVA